Proteins encoded by one window of Blautia faecicola:
- a CDS encoding DUF6783 domain-containing protein, whose protein sequence is MVKSPTNWDLRIAEMIFQTRSRMT, encoded by the coding sequence ATGGTAAAATCTCCCACAAACTGGGACTTGCGGATTGCGGAAATGATTTTTCAGACACGCTCTAGGATGACGTAG